One segment of Carya illinoinensis cultivar Pawnee chromosome 1, C.illinoinensisPawnee_v1, whole genome shotgun sequence DNA contains the following:
- the LOC122309101 gene encoding ubiquitin receptor RAD23b-like: MKLTVKTLKGSHFEITVQPSDTVMAVKKNIEDVQGKDNYPCGQQLLIHNGKVLKDETTLAENKVSEDGFLVVMLSKSKTLGSAGASSTQPASINPPMTAPVSNSTPVPEASVQPPASKSTASASDTATASVPTDTYGQAASNLVAGSNLEQTVQQIMDMGGGNWDRETVTRALRAAYNNPERAVDYLYSGIPEAAEVAVPVAHLPAGQATETGAAAAPVSGAPNSSPLNMFPQETLAAAAAGGGGGLGSLEFLRNNPQFQALRSMVQANPQILQPMLQELGKQNPQLLRLIQEHHTEFLQLINEHLEGSEGDAFEEPEQDMPHAINVTPAEQEAIERLEAMGFDRALVIEAFLACDRNEELAANYLLENAGDFED; the protein is encoded by the exons GTTATGGCTGTAAAGAAGAACATTGAGGATGTACAGGGAAAAGATAATTACCCATGTGGACAGCAGTTGTTGATTCACAATGGGAAGGTCTTGAAAGATGAAACAACCCTGGCAGAGAATAAGGTCTCTGAGGATGGGTTTCTCGTTGTCATGCTTAGTAAG AGTAAAACGTTGGGCTCAGCAGGGGCGTCATCCACTCAG CCTGCTTCTATAAATCCACCTATGACTGCGCCTGTCTCTAATTCTACTCCTGTACCTGAAGCTTCTGTACAACCACC GGCCTCAAAGAGCACCGCATCAGCTTCAGACACTGCAACAGCTAG TGTTCCCACTGATACCTATGGACAAGCTGCTTCAAATTTAGTTGCTGGTAGTAATCTTGAGCAGACTGTTCAACAAATAATGGATATGGGTGGTGGCAACTGGGACAGAGAAACAGTTACCCGAGCACTTCGAGCAGCTTACAACAACCCTGAGCGAGCAGTAGATTATCTATATTCt GGTATTCCAGAAGCAGCAGAAGTTGCAGTACCGGTGGCTCATTTACCTGCAGGTCAGGCAACTGAAACAGGTGCAGCAGCTGCACCTGTGTCTGGAGCACCTAACTCTTCACCCTTGAATATGTTTCCTCAG GAGACCCTTGCTGCCGCTGCTGCTGGTGGAGGAGGAGGACTTGGATCCCTTGAATTTCTTAGAAACAACCCACAG TTCCAAGCATTGCGCTCAATGGTGCAAGCAAATCCACAGATATTACAG CCCATGCTTCAGGAGCTGGGAAAGCAAAATCCCCAGCTTTTAAGACTAATTCAGGAGCACCATACGGAGTTTCTTCAGTTGATAAATGAACATCTCGAGGGATCTGAAGG GGATGCGTTTGAGGAGCCTGAGCAAGATATGCCCCATGCCATCAATGTCACCCCGGCTGAGCAAGAGGCCATAGAAAGA CTAGAGGCAATGGGATTTGATAGAGCACTGGTCATCGAGGCCTTTTTGGCATGTGATCGCAATGAGGAATTGGCAGCCAACTACTTGCTGGAGAATGCTGGAGATTTTGAGGATTGA
- the LOC122309120 gene encoding probable serine incorporator: protein MWAASCLASCCAACACDACRTVVSGISRRSARIAYCGLFALSLIVSWILREVAAPLMEKLPWINHFHKTPDREWFETDAVLRVSLGNFLFFTILAILMIGVKNQKDPRDSVHHGGWMMKVISWFLLVIFMFFLPNEIISFYESISKFGAGLFLLVQVVLLLDFVHGWNDKWVGYEEQFWYIVLFSVSLVCYVATFVFSGLLFHWFTQAGQDCGLNTFFIVITLIFVFVFAIVALHPAISGSILPASVISLYCVYLCYTGLASEPREYECNGLHKHSKSISTGTLTFGLLTTVLSVVYSAVRAGSSTTLLSQPSSPRAGAGKPLLPLDSKPDEQEEKERAKPVTYSYSFFHIIFSLASMYSAMLLTGWSTSVGESGKLVDVGWPSVWVRIVTGWATAALYIWSLVAPIMFPEREF, encoded by the exons ATGTGGGCAGCTTCTTGCCTCGCTTCATGCTGCGCAGCTTGTGCATGCGACGCATGCCGGACGGTGGTGTCTGGAATTAGTCGTCGGTCTGCAAGGATTGCGTACTGTGGCCTCTTTGCACTTTCTCTGATTGTTTCCTGGATTCTGCGTGAGGTTGCTGCACCTCTAATGGAAAAGCTCCCAT GGATTAATCATTTTCATAAGACACCTGACCGGGAGTGGTTCGAAACAGATGCTGTGCTGCGAGTTAGCCTGggaaattttctctttttcaccATTCTAGCTATTTTAATGATCGGTGTAAAAAATCAGAAGGATCCTCGTGATAGCGTGCACCATGGTGGATGGATGATGAAAGTTATTAGTTGGTTTCTGTTGGTCATCTTTATGTTTTTCCTTCCAAATGAGATTATCAGCTTCTATG AATCTATATCAAAGTTTGGTGCTGGATTGTTTCTTCTTGTTCAAGTTGTGCTTTTGTTAGATTTTGTTCATGGATGGAACGACAAATGGGTCGGATATGAAGAGCAGTTCTG GTACATCGTCCTGTTTAGTGTTTCACTTGTGTGTTATGTAGCAACATTTGTCTTCTCGGGACTTCTCTTCCATTGGTTCACTCAAGCTGGACAAGACTGTGGGCTCAACACTTTCTTCATTGTTATAACCTTGATCTTCGTGTTTGTTTTTGCTATAGTGGCCCTCCACCCTGCT ATAAGTGGAAGCATTTTGCCCGCCTCAGTTATTTCTCTGTACTGTGTATACCTCTGCTACACTGGTCTTGCTAGCGAGCCAAGGGAATATGAGTGTAATGGCCTTCACAAACATTCAAAATCTATTTCTACTGGGACTCTTACTTTTGGCCTGCTTACAACAGTTCTGTCAGTTGTCTATTCTGCCGTCCGTGCTGGATCATCTACAACTCTTCTCTCCCAACCAAGTTCACCTCGGGCTG GTGCAGGGAAGCCGCTGCTTCCATTGGACAGCAAGCCTGACGAgcaggaagaaaaagagagggcCAAGCCAGTCACATATTCATATTCCTTCTTCCATATTATTTTCTCCCTGGCTAGTATGTATTCAGCTATGCTTCTAACTGGGTGGTCGACTTCAGTTGGGGAGAGCGGGAAGTTGGTCGATGTTGGCTGGCCGTCTGTATGGGTCAGGATTGTGACAGGGTGGGCAACTGCAGCTCTGTACATCTGGTCTCTGGTTGCTCCTATTATGTTCCCAGAAAGGGAGTTCTGA